The Methanococcoides methylutens genome segment CATACCTTACACAGTTTCAGATGGAAATGTCGTTATGGAAATGGACGATATTGTAATCGCTCACACAAATACGGTACAGAGAGGATGAAACATTCATTCTCTTTACACTTTTTTGATTGATTATGATGCGGATCCCGATAGAATTGCCCTTTAACGGAACCCCGGGAACAAAATAGCATGGAACAAAATCCAATAACTTAAATACGTTTAATGCTAACCCAAAATTGTATGAAACTATTACTACCCACGGACGGTTCCACATACTCAAGGAACGCAGCAAAAGTTGCGGGCAGGATCGCAACGAAACATAATGCAGAGATAGTAATAGTCCATGTGGTAGAAGATAAAGGGCTTGGAAGGAAGACCTGGCGTGAAACCGGTGCAGAACAAGTGATCAGTTCCATAAAAGAGGAGCTGGTCTCGATGGGATGTGAAGCATCAAAGCTCCATGCAGAGATCGTGGATGGGAATGCACCGGAAAAGATAGTGAAAACTGCACGTCTGCATAGCGTTGACAGGATAATCATCGGGACACGGGGGCAGACCGGCATCAAGAAGATAATGGGATCTGTCACACAGAAAGTCCTTCAGATGTCCGATATCCTTGTTCTTGTAGTACCACCTGATTACAAGATGTAAAGTTCTAAAACAGGAGTAATTGTGAAATAACCCTAATTTAAAACAATTATTTAAAGCAGTTCTTTAAAGATCAGAACTTTAACTGATTTTCATGGCATCACGTACTTACCTATCACTTTTTTACCGGCAAGAACATCATCCAGAGAGAATACTTCCAGATTGAATATTCCATTATAATTTTTGAGCCCTTCGAGGACAGAATAATCAATATTTCCACATCCAGGTGCCATGTGCTCATCGCCATCGTAATTGGAAGTCCAGAAGCCGTAGTTGTCATGCAGGTGAACATGCACCACGTGTTCCGAGATGGTCCTCACAAAATCAGCCAGTTTTTCAGGATCACCGCCGCAGGTCAGATTTGCGTGCCCTACGTCAAATGTCACACCAAGGTTTGGAGAATCCACAGCATCTACCACCTTTAACAGTTCTTCTGCCTCACAGCAAAGATTTCCAGGATCGGTCGCTTCCTTGTTCTCAAGTCCGAGCATTACGTTGTTCTCTGATGCAAATGCGGCAAGCTGCCTGAGATTGGAGATCATCCTGCCCAGTGATCTATCCCTGTCATCACCGACCCTTCCGGGATGAAGTACCACAGCTTTTGTGCCAAGCCTTCCTGCAAGTCCTATACATTCCTCCATCAAAGAGAAGTGTGCTTTTTCCATTGAAGCAGTATCCACAACGAGTTCCTTAGGATAAGTGGGGACATCCGCAAAGTAGTGCGCATGCATGGATGTCTGCAGGTCGCATGTTGAAAGCTCATCCAGGACCTTGTCCAGTCTGTCCTTTTGGAGTGCAGAGCCTTCATAGACACCAAGTTTTGGCATATAAAGCTCAACTGACTGCACATGATCATCCAGTTCCCTTAGCTCACCTGCAAAAGAAGACGCACCTATCATCATATTAACTAGGACTAAAATAGATTTTAATAACCATTTTGGTCCGGGACGAACAAACCAAAATCCTTATCTAAAGTCACCCGATAAGAAAGTTCCAATGAAGCTGTATGTACCACACATCGGTCATTTTGAAGGACTTGAGGAGCTTTTAGCGGGTTCTGATAACATATACGCAGTATACATGGCGGGATCCCCCGAATATGTCGGGACCGGCAGGACGAACCTTAGTACCCCAAAACTCGACGAGATAGCACAGCAGACCGAGTACGCACATTCAAAAGGCGTCAAAATGGAGATAGTGCTGAACAGTTCCTGTATGGGCGGACAGCACCTTACCCCTGAAGGTTACCGCGCCATAGACTGGTATTTCGACAAACTGAACAGCATCGGGATAGATTCCATAACAGTTGCCGACCCATACCTTGTGGAAATGCTGGCAAAGGATTATGACATGGATGTAGTGGTCTCAGTACTTTCATTCGTGGACACGCCACAAAAGGCAGAGTTCTATGAGCAGTTAGGAGCCACGACCATTGTAGTGGACCCTGCGGTGAACAGGCATTTCGACAAGCTGGAAGCTATAAAGGATACAGTCTCATGCAAGCTTAAGCTGCTCGTCAACGAAGCATGCCTTTACCAGTGCCCTTTCAGGTACGCTCACTTCAATTTCTTTTCACATGCCAACGGACCGGGGCCTAAGCCGAACGTCCTTGACGATTATTATTACTACAAGTGCCTTTCCCTGAGGATAAAGGACCCACAGCAGATCATCAAGTCACCATGGATCAGGCCTGAGGACCTGAAAGAATACAAACATATCACTGATACCTTCAAGATCGGAGGGCGCACTCATTTCGTTAACTGGATCCTCAATAATGTGGAAGCCTACGCAAATGAAAGATATGATGGTAACCTAATGGACCTGCTGGACAGCATAAAGGATCTCAAAGACACATTTTATATACCAAACAGGGAACTGGATGGTGCCATCGAGCAATGGAAAAAATGTGATAAGGTATGCCACAAATGCGGCTATTGCAAGCGACTTGCTGAAAAGGTCATACACACATATTCCGGAAGTGGAGAAGATATCCGGAAAATTCCACTGGGATCAATAGGAGATAGAATATGAGCATGACACAAGAATTGCTGAAAGCGCGCACATCTCTGGAAAACAACCTGCGGGAACTTTTAGGGGTTCCGGTGTTCCTGATAGAGATGGATGCTTTCGCACTCCCCTGCGGATGCGGAGGGGTCACGATCAACACAAGGGGACTTCAACTGGATGACCTGGAAGTTTTCGAGGAGCACATACTTAAGTACCTTACGGATACGGCAACCTCACTCGATATTGAACCGTCTTTTCTTTTTGCACGCCTGATACCAGGTACAGCAGAGATCGCTTCGATCAATGCACGTGTACTTTGCAACAGCTGCTACATGGACTTTGGAAGAGGAAGTGGGAAGCAGCCAAGACCAGATATTTACATAATGAGATTTGACAGAAGGAAATAAGACAATCCTTCCTGTCAGCAACGCCTTTTTTCAGGAAAGTTCCGAAAGGTTTATGAAGGATTTCAGATAATCCCCACCATCTTACGTTAGTCTATGCCATAATTATAGACATGGCTGAATTATCGAAGGACGTGCAGTATTTCGCACTTATACATATCGATTTAGAACTAGGAAGGAGGATAAATAAATGGAACCACTCATGGGCATGGGTGTTTTAGCACTTATGGGTGCTGCCGCAACTATTGCTGGCACAACTGAGGATCTTGAATCTGATGTCGGATCTCAGAGTAACCCAAACTCACAAGTGCAATTAGCACCCCAGATGATGTACCCACACAGGATCTATAATAAGGCAATTTCCGGTGAACCACCATCGAATGCATTGATCTGCGCTATTGGCGGAACCGTGGCATCTGTATTGATGACCGCTGGTCTGTCCGTGGTCTTTGCTATCGCTGTTGGTGCGCTTATTGCCACAGCAGTACATGGAACATATTCTATTACGTCTTACATGGGACGTACTGCAAGTCAGAAGCGTTTCAGACAACCAATATATCTTGATATTATCCGATCACACACGCCGGTGATCATGGGATATGCATTCATTACAACATTCTGTATCCTTGTTGTATCATACATTATGGTAGCTGTTCTCGGACACCCATTCCCACTTGCACTCATTGCATTCATTTGGGGAATCACCGTCGGAGCTATCGGATCATCAACTGGTGATGTTCACTATGGTGCAGAACGTGAATTCCAGAACGTCGAGTTCGGATCAGGTCTTAATGCTGCAAACTCCGGTAACATTGTAAGGAAAGGAGAAGCAGGACTTCGTAACGGTATCGACAATTCATGGTTCTGTGCAAAGTTCGGAGGACCAGTCACTGGTCTCGCATTCGGTATGACCGTTTTCTTAAGCGGTTGGATCACAGTTGTTTTTGACCCTGCAATGAGCCTCACAATGGGATGGCTTTCAGTTGTAGCAGGAGCAGTTCTTGTATTACTTATGATCATCTGGAACAGAAGGATCGAAGTAGCAGCACGTGAGGCATACGGACCTTACAAGGAAGACGAGGAGGTCGCTGCATGATAGATATAGCAGGAATTCTCGCAGAGAATATAGCATACATAGTAATGGTCACCCTTGGTGGCATGTTAATTTCATGGAGTGTTCACTTCGTACCTGTAGGTGGAGCACCTGCAGCTATGGCACAGGCAACTGGTATTGGTACCGGTACTGTCCAGCTGGCAGCAGGAGCAGGTCTTACCGGACTTGTCACCGCAGGAGCAGTTATGAACGTCAGTGACAGTGTTGCACTGGTAGTCGCATCAGGAGCAGTCGGTGCAATGATCATGATCGCTGTAACAATGATCGTCGGTACATGGGTATACGTTTATGGAGTTGGTGTACCACCAGCATCCGCAAAGGTAGACTACGACCCGATCACAAAGGACAGGCAGGACCTCTATGTATCCCAGGGTACAGAGGGACACGGACTTCCAACCGTTTCATACGTAAGTGGTGTTATCGGTGGAGCTCTTGGTGGTATTGGCGGAGCTATGATCTACTACGCACTTATGAGCACAAGCACAACCCTGAGCCAGAGTGACCTTGTAGCACTCGCAAGTATATTCGCAGTGGGTATCTTCTTCGTTAATGCGGTTATCCCTTCATACAACATTGGAGGAACCATCGAAGGATTCCACGACCCTAAGTTCAAGAAATGGCCAAAGGCAGTAGTCGCATCCTTTGTAGCAACATTGATGTGCGCATTTGTCGGTGTAATGGCAATCGGAGGTCTCTAAGATGTCAGCAGGAGGAGCTGGTGGAGAAGCCACCGGAGGCATTCCACAGAACACATTGATCGCTGTTGGAGCACTTGGCGGACTCATTGCCGCATACGCAGGACACTTCCTTGTACAGGCTGCAGGGCCAGCATTCGCATTTATTGGCGCTCTTGGAGCGATCTGTGCGATCGTTTGGGGCGGTGCAGCAGTAAGACGTGTAGCAAGCTATGGTCTTGGTACCGGTGTACCATCCATTGGTATGATGGCACTTGGTATGGGAGTTGTCGCATCTATGTTCGGACTTGCCGTTGGTGGCATTGCCGGACCTATCGTCGCATTCATAACAGCATCCATTATTGGACTCGTTATTGGTGCACTCGCTAACAGAGTACTTGGAATGGGCATTCCTATTATGGAACAGTCCATGACAGAGATCGCTGGAGCAGGCGCACTTACCATCATTGGACTCAGTGTCGCAATGACAGGTACTTTCATGTTCGATGCTGTACTGGAAACCGTTGTAGCAACAGGATACATCGCTGTGATCTTCATCGCAGGCGGTATGGCGATTCTTCACCCATTCAATGCAAACCTTGGTCCTGATGAACAGCAGGACAGGACACTCACAACAGGTGTTGAGAAAGGTGCAATCGCAATGATCGTTGCAGGTATCGTCGCAACTGTATCAACCGATGCATCAGCTATACCAACTATCGTGATCGGTATTGCTCTGTGGTATGTTGCATTCAGGAAATACGTTGAACTCGTTAACAGGGACGCATACAAGGTACTTGGAACAGGTCTCCTGCCATCCGAGGAGGAATTAGAATGAGCATGGTACACATAGCACCAGAAGCACATCTTGTATTGGACCCACTTACATCAGTCCTTGCAGAAGAGCGTGAAGACATCATCTGTTACTCAATGGACCCAGTCATGGAACAGATCGATGAACTTGACAAGATCGCTGATGATCTGATCAATTCACTCTCACCTGACAGGAAGCTATTGAACTCATACCCAGGAAGGGAACAGACAGCACTCAAAGCCGGTTTCTACGGTAACACTTTCTATGGTGTTGTTGTCGGTCTGATCTTCTCAGGTATGGTCGCATTGGCTATTTACATACTAAGTCTGATCGGAGGATTCTAATATGGCAGATAAAAGAGAACCAGCAGATGGCTGGCCAACCCTTAAAGGTGAATATGAGATAGGGGACGTTAAGAACTGCGTCGCAGTCATCACCTGTGGATCACACCTGCCAGGTGCACCTCAATTAGAAGCAGGAGCTGCTATCACAGGTCCATGTAAAACAGAGAACCTTGGTCTGGAAAAAGTCGTTGCACAGATCATCTCAAACCCTAACATCAGATTCCTCATTGTAACAGGTTCTGAAGTAAAGGGACACATTACTGGTGAAGCATTCATGATGATCCACAAGAACGGTGTCAGTGACAACCGTATTGTTGGAGCAACAGGTGCAATTCCTTACGTTGAAAACCTGAGCGATGAAGCGGTCGAAAGGTTCCAGCAACAGGTAGAGCCTATCGAAAT includes the following:
- a CDS encoding peptidase U32 family protein, which encodes MKLYVPHIGHFEGLEELLAGSDNIYAVYMAGSPEYVGTGRTNLSTPKLDEIAQQTEYAHSKGVKMEIVLNSSCMGGQHLTPEGYRAIDWYFDKLNSIGIDSITVADPYLVEMLAKDYDMDVVVSVLSFVDTPQKAEFYEQLGATTIVVDPAVNRHFDKLEAIKDTVSCKLKLLVNEACLYQCPFRYAHFNFFSHANGPGPKPNVLDDYYYYKCLSLRIKDPQQIIKSPWIRPEDLKEYKHITDTFKIGGRTHFVNWILNNVEAYANERYDGNLMDLLDSIKDLKDTFYIPNRELDGAIEQWKKCDKVCHKCGYCKRLAEKVIHTYSGSGEDIRKIPLGSIGDRI
- a CDS encoding tetrahydromethanopterin S-methyltransferase subunit B; protein product: MSMVHIAPEAHLVLDPLTSVLAEEREDIICYSMDPVMEQIDELDKIADDLINSLSPDRKLLNSYPGREQTALKAGFYGNTFYGVVVGLIFSGMVALAIYILSLIGGF
- a CDS encoding DUF5402 family protein yields the protein MSMTQELLKARTSLENNLRELLGVPVFLIEMDAFALPCGCGGVTINTRGLQLDDLEVFEEHILKYLTDTATSLDIEPSFLFARLIPGTAEIASINARVLCNSCYMDFGRGSGKQPRPDIYIMRFDRRK
- the mtrC gene encoding tetrahydromethanopterin S-methyltransferase subunit MtrC; the encoded protein is MSAGGAGGEATGGIPQNTLIAVGALGGLIAAYAGHFLVQAAGPAFAFIGALGAICAIVWGGAAVRRVASYGLGTGVPSIGMMALGMGVVASMFGLAVGGIAGPIVAFITASIIGLVIGALANRVLGMGIPIMEQSMTEIAGAGALTIIGLSVAMTGTFMFDAVLETVVATGYIAVIFIAGGMAILHPFNANLGPDEQQDRTLTTGVEKGAIAMIVAGIVATVSTDASAIPTIVIGIALWYVAFRKYVELVNRDAYKVLGTGLLPSEEELE
- the mtrD gene encoding tetrahydromethanopterin S-methyltransferase subunit D, whose amino-acid sequence is MIDIAGILAENIAYIVMVTLGGMLISWSVHFVPVGGAPAAMAQATGIGTGTVQLAAGAGLTGLVTAGAVMNVSDSVALVVASGAVGAMIMIAVTMIVGTWVYVYGVGVPPASAKVDYDPITKDRQDLYVSQGTEGHGLPTVSYVSGVIGGALGGIGGAMIYYALMSTSTTLSQSDLVALASIFAVGIFFVNAVIPSYNIGGTIEGFHDPKFKKWPKAVVASFVATLMCAFVGVMAIGGL
- the mtrA gene encoding tetrahydromethanopterin S-methyltransferase subunit A, which translates into the protein MADKREPADGWPTLKGEYEIGDVKNCVAVITCGSHLPGAPQLEAGAAITGPCKTENLGLEKVVAQIISNPNIRFLIVTGSEVKGHITGEAFMMIHKNGVSDNRIVGATGAIPYVENLSDEAVERFQQQVEPIEMIGTEDMGQIVAKIKECVAKDPGAFDAEPMLIEVGEAGGEEEEEAGGLKPMAAEIATIRNRILDIDREMVIAGNWNKYHAGVHAGKVEGIMIGLAITLSLLGLLLFGR
- a CDS encoding sugar phosphate isomerase/epimerase family protein, yielding MMIGASSFAGELRELDDHVQSVELYMPKLGVYEGSALQKDRLDKVLDELSTCDLQTSMHAHYFADVPTYPKELVVDTASMEKAHFSLMEECIGLAGRLGTKAVVLHPGRVGDDRDRSLGRMISNLRQLAAFASENNVMLGLENKEATDPGNLCCEAEELLKVVDAVDSPNLGVTFDVGHANLTCGGDPEKLADFVRTISEHVVHVHLHDNYGFWTSNYDGDEHMAPGCGNIDYSVLEGLKNYNGIFNLEVFSLDDVLAGKKVIGKYVMP
- a CDS encoding universal stress protein, whose amino-acid sequence is MKLLLPTDGSTYSRNAAKVAGRIATKHNAEIVIVHVVEDKGLGRKTWRETGAEQVISSIKEELVSMGCEASKLHAEIVDGNAPEKIVKTARLHSVDRIIIGTRGQTGIKKIMGSVTQKVLQMSDILVLVVPPDYKM
- the mtrE gene encoding tetrahydromethanopterin S-methyltransferase subunit E is translated as MEPLMGMGVLALMGAAATIAGTTEDLESDVGSQSNPNSQVQLAPQMMYPHRIYNKAISGEPPSNALICAIGGTVASVLMTAGLSVVFAIAVGALIATAVHGTYSITSYMGRTASQKRFRQPIYLDIIRSHTPVIMGYAFITTFCILVVSYIMVAVLGHPFPLALIAFIWGITVGAIGSSTGDVHYGAEREFQNVEFGSGLNAANSGNIVRKGEAGLRNGIDNSWFCAKFGGPVTGLAFGMTVFLSGWITVVFDPAMSLTMGWLSVVAGAVLVLLMIIWNRRIEVAAREAYGPYKEDEEVAA